One stretch of Lagenorhynchus albirostris chromosome 13, mLagAlb1.1, whole genome shotgun sequence DNA includes these proteins:
- the CLHC1 gene encoding clathrin heavy chain linker domain-containing protein 1 isoform X2, with amino-acid sequence MSVQEINKHAVLPPIISRSDKEFLERMQRYIITETERVGCNEEGPADEYYIIYRNVFDKVIEYVTAYKSILTSIKKEYDAFIETIKKSQRTAFHLHGKLKVLAGEPTALVYHRKRITQLKAKMRLIENNSSKIQLQIDEMKQLRAEYDTKEQCCIYCKDPSKPIPGMTLQESVSLDALTKYLKHLEDKYAEIEQLMSKKYLPAQRKADLDEEMIVVLERRDLAENLNNELQFRHQRLQIISQALTLWVKSDMSRSFQDFMEHIEKNKDLHGEQGIVEELVEDDPGKAKEAEILLYYVERLNELISLGEYEKAVYFAANSPRRILQNIGTVSKFKALGKTRGKPFPLLLFFEAIFSISHAFKHPVDAELTLEGIKCGLSEKRLDLVINWVTQERLTFSEEAGDVIFDYGEQDTYNKAKCLALAQIIYRECGLRKKALLCLCKQGQIQGAMEYIQQFKDFTSDDLMQLIKLCPHTELIQCLTKEWNGKPPYLSFGLAVLHLFSVDMKKVGIKLLQEINKDGKDAVEHLMINDPFCSLEEWQELANICLQNGFGKLSNDIMSVLRSQAGVTEISEEDDKVSLMQHVFW; translated from the exons ATGTCTgtccaagaaataaataaacatgcaGTTCTCCCTCCTATCATTAGTAGAAGTGACAAGGAATTTTTGGAAAGAATGCAAAGATACATAATTACAGAAACTGAAAGAGTGGGCTGTAATGAGGAAGGACCTGCTGATGAATATTACATCATATACCGAAACGTTTTTGATAAG gtAATAGAGTATGTCACTGCATACAAATCCATTCTTACTTCAATCAAAAAAGAATACGATGCCTTTATTGAGACAATAAAGAAAAGCCAGAGAACTGCATTTCATCTTCATGGAAAACTTAAAGTTTTGGCAGGAGAGCCCACAGCATTGGTATATCATAGGAAAAGAATAACTCAACTTAAAGCAAA GATGAGGCTTATTGAAAATAATTCCTCAAAGATTCAATTGCAAATAGATGAAATGAAACAACTTAGGGCAGAGTATGACACAAAAGAACAATGTTGTATTTACTGCAAAGATCCTTCAAAACCTATTCCAG GCATGACTCTCCAAGAATCTGTCAGTTTAGATGCTCTCACTAAATACTTGAAACATCTTGAAGATAAATATGCAGAAATTGAGCAACTTATgtcaaaaaaatatttaccagCTCAGAGGAAGGCAGATTTAGATGAGGAAATGATTGTGGTATTAGAACGGCGAGATTTAGCTGAAAATCTGAACAATGAATTACAGTTCCG TCATCAAAGACTGCAGATTATTTCACAGGCACTTACTTTGTGGGTAAAATCTGATATGAGCAGATCATTTCAAGACTTCATGGAGCACattgagaaaaacaaagatttacACG GTGAACAAGGCATTGTTGAGGAACTAGTTGAAGATGACCCAGGCAAGGCAAAAGAAGCTGAAATTTTGCTATACTACGTTGAaag GTTGAATGAATTAATCTCACTTGGAGAATATGAAAAGGCAGTTTATTTTGCAGCAAACAGTCCTAGAAGAATTCTTCAAAACATTGGGACAGTGAGTAAATTTAAGG cTCTTGGAAAAACTAGAGGAAAGCCTTTCCCATTACTCTTATTTTTTGAAGCTATCTTTAGCATAAGTCATGCTTTTAAACATCCTGTTGATGCAGAACTAACCCTGGAAGGAATCAAATGTGGATTATCTGAAAAACGTTTAGATTTAGTTATCAATTGGGTCACCCAGGAAAG GCTGACATTTTCTGAGGAGGCTGGGGATGTGATTTTTGATTATGGGGAGCAGGATACTTATAACAAGGCCAAGTGTCTGGCTTTAGCTCAGATTATCTATCGTGAATGTGGCCTGCGCAAGAAAGCTCTTCTTTGCCTGTGTAAACAGGGTCAAATTCAAGGGGCCATGGAGTACATACAACAGTTCAAGGACTTTACTTCTG ATGACCTGATGCAGCTAATAAAGTTATGTCCCCACACTGAATTAATTCAGTGTCTCACTAAAGAATGGAATGGGAAACCACCATAtttatcttttggtcttgctGTACTTCACCTGTTCTCTGTAGATATGAAAAAAGTTGGCATTAAGCTacttcaagaaataaataaagatgggAAAG atGCAGTTGAACATCTTATGATAAATGATCCATTTTGCTCCCTAGAAGAGTGGCAAGAATTAGCGAATATATGTTTACAGAATGGCTTTGGCAAATTATCTAATGACATCATGTCTGTTCTTCGATCTCAAGCTGGGGTTACAGAAATTTCTGAAGAGGATGATAAAGTCAGCTTGATGCAGCATGTTTTTTGGTAG
- the CLHC1 gene encoding clathrin heavy chain linker domain-containing protein 1 isoform X1, protein MRLIENNSSKIQLQIDEMKQLRAEYDTKEQCCIYCKDPSKPIPGMTLQESVSLDALTKYLKHLEDKYAEIEQLMSKKYLPAQRKADLDEEMIVVLERRDLAENLNNELQFRHQRLQIISQALTLWVKSDMSRSFQDFMEHIEKNKDLHGEQGIVEELVEDDPGKAKEAEILLYYVERLNELISLGEYEKAVYFAANSPRRILQNIGTVSKFKALGKTRGKPFPLLLFFEAIFSISHAFKHPVDAELTLEGIKCGLSEKRLDLVINWVTQERLTFSEEAGDVIFDYGEQDTYNKAKCLALAQIIYRECGLRKKALLCLCKQGQIQGAMEYIQQFKDFTSDDLMQLIKLCPHTELIQCLTKEWNGKPPYLSFGLAVLHLFSVDMKKVGIKLLQEINKDGKDAVEHLMINDPFCSLEEWQELANICLQNGFGKLSNDIMSVLRSQAGVTEISEEDDKVSLMQHVFW, encoded by the exons ATGAGGCTTATTGAAAATAATTCCTCAAAGATTCAATTGCAAATAGATGAAATGAAACAACTTAGGGCAGAGTATGACACAAAAGAACAATGTTGTATTTACTGCAAAGATCCTTCAAAACCTATTCCAG GCATGACTCTCCAAGAATCTGTCAGTTTAGATGCTCTCACTAAATACTTGAAACATCTTGAAGATAAATATGCAGAAATTGAGCAACTTATgtcaaaaaaatatttaccagCTCAGAGGAAGGCAGATTTAGATGAGGAAATGATTGTGGTATTAGAACGGCGAGATTTAGCTGAAAATCTGAACAATGAATTACAGTTCCG TCATCAAAGACTGCAGATTATTTCACAGGCACTTACTTTGTGGGTAAAATCTGATATGAGCAGATCATTTCAAGACTTCATGGAGCACattgagaaaaacaaagatttacACG GTGAACAAGGCATTGTTGAGGAACTAGTTGAAGATGACCCAGGCAAGGCAAAAGAAGCTGAAATTTTGCTATACTACGTTGAaag GTTGAATGAATTAATCTCACTTGGAGAATATGAAAAGGCAGTTTATTTTGCAGCAAACAGTCCTAGAAGAATTCTTCAAAACATTGGGACAGTGAGTAAATTTAAGG cTCTTGGAAAAACTAGAGGAAAGCCTTTCCCATTACTCTTATTTTTTGAAGCTATCTTTAGCATAAGTCATGCTTTTAAACATCCTGTTGATGCAGAACTAACCCTGGAAGGAATCAAATGTGGATTATCTGAAAAACGTTTAGATTTAGTTATCAATTGGGTCACCCAGGAAAG GCTGACATTTTCTGAGGAGGCTGGGGATGTGATTTTTGATTATGGGGAGCAGGATACTTATAACAAGGCCAAGTGTCTGGCTTTAGCTCAGATTATCTATCGTGAATGTGGCCTGCGCAAGAAAGCTCTTCTTTGCCTGTGTAAACAGGGTCAAATTCAAGGGGCCATGGAGTACATACAACAGTTCAAGGACTTTACTTCTG ATGACCTGATGCAGCTAATAAAGTTATGTCCCCACACTGAATTAATTCAGTGTCTCACTAAAGAATGGAATGGGAAACCACCATAtttatcttttggtcttgctGTACTTCACCTGTTCTCTGTAGATATGAAAAAAGTTGGCATTAAGCTacttcaagaaataaataaagatgggAAAG atGCAGTTGAACATCTTATGATAAATGATCCATTTTGCTCCCTAGAAGAGTGGCAAGAATTAGCGAATATATGTTTACAGAATGGCTTTGGCAAATTATCTAATGACATCATGTCTGTTCTTCGATCTCAAGCTGGGGTTACAGAAATTTCTGAAGAGGATGATAAAGTCAGCTTGATGCAGCATGTTTTTTGGTAG